From Pseudomonas sp. CCI4.2, one genomic window encodes:
- a CDS encoding sigma-70 family RNA polymerase sigma factor, which produces MERTTDNNTLRSRELHLQSVFLAGLNGDERAYRVFLSELSGHLRGFLRAKLQRQPDEVEDLLQEVLLAVHNGRHTYRADQPLTAWVFAIARYKLTDFFRSRSRREVFNDCLDDVSELFAEPELEPAQASRDLSKLLEQLPERQRLPIVHVKLEGLSVTETAQMTGLSESAVKVGIHRGLKALAARIIGAR; this is translated from the coding sequence ATGGAACGAACTACAGATAACAATACGTTGCGCAGCCGGGAGCTCCATCTCCAAAGCGTGTTCCTCGCCGGTTTAAACGGAGACGAACGGGCTTATCGCGTATTCCTGTCTGAGTTAAGCGGTCATTTACGTGGCTTTTTGCGAGCGAAACTTCAACGACAACCTGATGAAGTCGAGGATTTGCTGCAAGAGGTTTTGCTCGCTGTTCACAATGGGCGCCATACGTACCGAGCCGATCAGCCTCTGACAGCGTGGGTTTTTGCTATTGCGCGCTACAAGCTCACTGATTTTTTTCGAAGCCGGTCACGCCGTGAGGTGTTCAACGATTGTCTCGACGATGTGTCCGAGCTATTTGCCGAGCCCGAGCTTGAGCCCGCGCAGGCCAGTCGCGACCTGAGCAAGTTGCTGGAGCAACTGCCTGAGCGTCAGCGTCTACCCATCGTGCATGTGAAGCTTGAAGGGTTGTCGGTGACTGAAACCGCACAGATGACAGGTTTGTCGGAGTCCGCCGTAAAGGTAGGCATACATCGCGGGCTCAAGGCGCTGGCGGCGAGGATTATAGGTGCACGATGA
- a CDS encoding DUF692 domain-containing protein codes for MGAGLGLKPVHYQDALDCTVEGLWFEVHPENYMVGGGPRLAWLEAIGNRHPLSLHGVSLSLAADCPPDAEHLKRLNTLADRIQPALISEHLAWSAWRGQYHPDLLPFPRTSEALQRIASNIHCTQDALGRRIAIENPTHYLHLAGHDYSEVDFLTELSKRTGCGLLLDVNNVHISAHNLGFDAATYLDAFPATAIMEIHLAGHTEDPGNSTLLIDTHDAPIAEDVWSLYERLINRIGMRPTLIERDDHIPAFDVLLAERDRAQSRLNLGQSLQRGLAI; via the coding sequence ATGGGGGCCGGGCTCGGCCTCAAACCGGTTCACTACCAGGACGCCCTCGACTGCACGGTTGAGGGGCTCTGGTTCGAAGTTCATCCGGAAAACTACATGGTCGGTGGTGGCCCCCGCTTGGCGTGGCTAGAGGCAATTGGCAACCGGCACCCGCTGTCATTACACGGCGTATCACTCTCGCTGGCGGCCGATTGTCCGCCGGATGCAGAGCACTTAAAGCGCTTGAACACGCTCGCTGATCGCATTCAACCCGCCTTGATTTCCGAGCACCTGGCGTGGTCCGCCTGGCGCGGTCAATACCATCCTGACCTGTTGCCATTTCCCCGCACAAGCGAGGCATTGCAGCGCATAGCAAGCAATATCCACTGCACACAAGATGCCCTTGGACGTCGTATTGCCATTGAAAATCCGACCCACTATTTACACCTTGCTGGTCATGACTACAGCGAAGTCGATTTTCTGACTGAATTGAGTAAAAGGACTGGCTGCGGCTTGCTGCTGGATGTCAATAACGTACACATCAGCGCCCACAACCTGGGCTTCGATGCGGCAACTTATCTGGATGCTTTTCCGGCCACGGCAATCATGGAGATACATCTGGCCGGGCACACTGAGGATCCGGGAAATTCAACGTTATTGATCGATACTCACGACGCGCCCATCGCTGAGGATGTCTGGTCTTTGTATGAACGCTTGATTAATAGAATCGGTATGCGCCCCACATTGATCGAACGTGACGACCATATCCCTGCTTTCGATGTTCTGCTCGCCGAACGCGACAGAGCGCAATCACGCCTGAATCTTGGGCAAAGCCTGCAACGGGGGCTGGCGATATGA
- a CDS encoding DUF6602 domain-containing protein — translation MPESLEKRKRLTAAEKQDRVDFASREARTKEWCSNQALRANKLRSKDKEFHGLEREFINLQSKMLRDYEISKDIKHPRDVGTVREVLLRAFFLENKLLPRRYAVSDTSVRVASTSGHLSNEIDILFYNFFDSFTLMQRQDVYEVLPVEYCYGAVQVKSRLSKKELKSAIENIASFKRLRRLDASPNFVRQEDKIQEEGFGIIFAYDSDMDWSDLVSELRLHAQNYDKSVLPNAVFILSKGYFLFGNENFASAYNSDIKGFDNIQIFGYPDRQGYCLYQLYDITFGLLRRTRTQEAFPHQYFRLPLTAGDYSYQYNFGNFAEFGQCEEHGDFSRTYTPEKLEKLITWCQTAEPINWIEATDLAYGKPGDNIEAYERQPGDVRIYNPEGLALSDILVTDKELMFEGKEIITKALSFDTITSCGLNILIPYYYQITQDLVQGCSKCKKGAKARMASVAKD, via the coding sequence ATGCCAGAGAGCCTAGAAAAGAGAAAGCGGCTAACTGCCGCAGAGAAACAAGACCGAGTTGATTTTGCCAGTAGGGAGGCGCGGACTAAAGAATGGTGCTCAAACCAAGCCTTGCGAGCGAATAAGCTTCGCTCTAAGGATAAAGAGTTTCATGGTTTAGAGCGAGAGTTCATAAATTTGCAAAGCAAAATGCTGCGCGATTATGAAATATCAAAAGACATCAAGCATCCAAGGGACGTTGGTACAGTTAGGGAAGTACTGCTCAGAGCTTTCTTTCTAGAAAACAAGCTTTTACCTCGGCGTTATGCCGTATCAGATACGAGCGTTCGCGTTGCGTCAACTAGCGGACACTTGAGTAACGAAATCGATATACTTTTCTACAACTTCTTCGACTCTTTTACGCTCATGCAGCGGCAAGACGTCTACGAGGTTTTACCTGTAGAATATTGCTATGGTGCTGTCCAGGTTAAGTCAAGACTCTCTAAAAAAGAATTAAAGAGTGCCATTGAGAATATTGCCTCATTCAAGCGGTTGCGGAGGCTAGATGCCAGTCCAAATTTTGTAAGGCAAGAAGATAAAATCCAAGAGGAAGGATTTGGAATTATATTTGCTTATGACTCCGATATGGACTGGTCTGATCTAGTATCAGAGCTTAGGCTTCACGCACAAAACTATGATAAGAGCGTGCTACCTAACGCAGTGTTCATTCTTTCCAAGGGATATTTCCTGTTCGGGAATGAGAATTTCGCTAGCGCTTATAATTCTGATATCAAGGGATTTGACAATATACAGATATTTGGATACCCAGATCGGCAAGGATATTGTCTGTATCAGCTTTATGACATTACTTTCGGCTTGCTTCGTAGAACTCGGACGCAAGAAGCATTTCCCCATCAGTACTTTAGGCTGCCCTTAACAGCTGGCGACTACTCGTACCAGTATAATTTTGGTAACTTTGCAGAGTTTGGACAATGCGAGGAGCATGGGGACTTTTCAAGAACCTATACTCCTGAGAAACTAGAAAAATTAATTACCTGGTGTCAGACTGCCGAACCGATTAATTGGATCGAAGCCACAGATTTAGCGTATGGCAAGCCGGGCGATAACATTGAGGCCTATGAGAGGCAGCCGGGCGATGTCAGAATCTACAATCCTGAGGGTTTGGCGCTTAGCGACATTTTGGTTACTGATAAGGAGCTAATGTTCGAAGGCAAGGAAATTATTACCAAAGCGCTTTCTTTCGATACAATAACAAGTTGCGGGTTGAATATTTTAATCCCTTACTACTACCAGATCACGCAAGATCTAGTTCAAGGGTGCTCCAAGTGTAAAAAGGGCGCAAAGGCTCGGATGGCATCGGTAGCCAAGGACTAA
- a CDS encoding DUF1109 domain-containing protein encodes MKTDDFITMLASGITPVDRNTLAKRFGVAVLVGLAAATLLVAMKLGIRPDLAEVSATPVFWAKIAFPLCLMIGALSTVVRLARPGITAGSGQRLIVAAVAAVWVGTLYVLLTAAPGERVEIVLGKTWRVCALNITLLSIPGFIAVFWALRGSAPTRLALAGACGGLLAGAMATLAYCLHCPEMEVPFWGAWYLLGMLVPAAIGALLGPRWLRW; translated from the coding sequence ATGAAAACTGATGATTTTATTACCATGCTCGCCTCGGGCATTACCCCAGTCGACCGGAATACGCTGGCCAAACGCTTCGGCGTCGCTGTATTGGTCGGTTTAGCGGCGGCTACTTTGCTGGTGGCGATGAAGCTGGGTATTCGCCCAGATCTGGCTGAGGTGTCGGCAACGCCAGTCTTCTGGGCGAAGATAGCGTTTCCTTTGTGCCTGATGATCGGTGCGCTAAGTACCGTGGTGCGGCTGGCAAGACCTGGGATAACGGCTGGCTCGGGACAACGCCTGATCGTTGCGGCGGTTGCAGCGGTGTGGGTCGGCACCCTCTATGTTCTCCTGACTGCTGCGCCCGGTGAGCGTGTCGAAATTGTCCTTGGCAAGACATGGCGGGTGTGCGCGTTGAACATTACCCTGCTGTCGATTCCGGGCTTCATCGCGGTTTTCTGGGCCCTACGCGGGTCCGCGCCCACGCGCCTGGCATTGGCAGGTGCCTGTGGCGGATTGCTGGCCGGTGCGATGGCTACGCTTGCCTATTGTTTGCATTGCCCAGAAATGGAAGTTCCATTTTGGGGTGCCTGGTATTTGCTGGGCATGTTGGTCCCGGCAGCTATCGGCGCGTTACTCGGGCCGCGCTGGCTTCGCTGGTAA
- a CDS encoding helix-turn-helix transcriptional regulator: MTTNTQGKRLAYPVNEAVHLLGTSRSSLYRLVKQGHLQLVKLGARRSAITRDSILKFAESLKIPVPADM, encoded by the coding sequence ATGACCACGAATACCCAAGGCAAGCGACTTGCCTACCCCGTCAACGAAGCCGTTCACCTTCTAGGCACATCCCGCAGCTCCCTCTATCGCCTCGTCAAGCAAGGGCATTTGCAGCTTGTGAAGTTGGGCGCTCGCCGCAGTGCCATTACCCGCGATTCCATCCTGAAATTTGCAGAGTCCCTGAAAATTCCTGTCCCGGCTGACATGTGA
- a CDS encoding tyrosine-type recombinase/integrase yields the protein MLNDTQCRAAKPKDKPYKLSDGKGLHLEVKPNGVKAWRYRFELREGDTTRESMFAIGEYCIAPAGESADETKARKAGRRFTLAEARDERIKARALVKQGINPAQNRQLDRIKLEQENATTFEAVAREWLALRDWEEITKTRRLNMLARVVFPKIGALPIRAIIPAHILDVLNTSAKKNGLTVAAEAKRTMSKVFELAISTLRAEADPVHPVRNAIPKNKTQHKRPLSSDEIGQLLRDVAGHGGRHETMAAFNLMWLTLCRPSEVVDAEWSEFDLDAAIWRIPSGRMKKRKEHVLPLPIQAVELLRGIKGITGRHVHVFPGRDDKEKSMDVASFRQMLKVLNWAGRYSPHATRTTGSTRLNEMGFSSDWIERQLAHEEPNKVRSTYNHAKHMDDRATMMQQWADMLDAWTVNEGSNVVPIKRTAA from the coding sequence ATGCTTAACGATACCCAGTGCCGCGCTGCCAAGCCTAAGGACAAGCCCTACAAGCTATCCGACGGCAAAGGGCTACACCTCGAAGTCAAACCTAACGGGGTAAAGGCATGGCGGTATCGCTTTGAACTCCGGGAAGGCGATACCACCAGGGAGAGCATGTTCGCTATAGGCGAATACTGCATTGCGCCTGCCGGGGAGAGTGCCGACGAAACGAAGGCCAGGAAGGCCGGCCGGCGTTTTACGCTGGCAGAAGCACGGGATGAGCGAATCAAGGCCCGCGCATTGGTCAAGCAAGGAATTAACCCTGCCCAAAATCGTCAACTAGACCGCATCAAGCTAGAGCAGGAAAACGCCACGACCTTTGAAGCCGTAGCCCGTGAATGGTTAGCCCTTCGGGACTGGGAGGAAATCACCAAGACCAGACGGCTAAACATGCTCGCCCGTGTCGTCTTCCCCAAGATTGGCGCACTGCCGATAAGGGCAATCATCCCCGCGCATATCCTAGACGTACTCAACACCTCAGCAAAGAAAAACGGACTGACAGTAGCCGCCGAGGCCAAGCGCACCATGTCCAAGGTATTCGAGCTGGCAATCTCGACCCTACGCGCAGAGGCCGACCCTGTTCATCCTGTCAGGAACGCCATTCCGAAGAACAAGACCCAACACAAACGCCCCCTTTCTTCCGATGAGATAGGTCAACTGCTGCGGGACGTTGCCGGCCATGGTGGAAGACATGAAACGATGGCGGCATTTAACCTAATGTGGCTAACCCTTTGCCGACCAAGTGAGGTGGTAGACGCTGAGTGGTCAGAATTCGACCTTGATGCCGCGATATGGCGCATCCCCTCGGGCCGAATGAAGAAACGCAAGGAACACGTCCTACCCCTCCCGATACAGGCCGTTGAGTTGCTGCGGGGCATCAAGGGCATTACCGGGCGGCACGTCCACGTTTTTCCTGGACGTGATGACAAGGAAAAGTCCATGGACGTGGCGTCATTTCGGCAAATGCTCAAGGTGCTGAACTGGGCAGGAAGGTACAGCCCACACGCCACACGGACAACCGGCAGCACACGCCTGAACGAGATGGGTTTTTCGTCTGACTGGATTGAGCGCCAACTTGCACACGAGGAACCGAACAAGGTCCGCAGTACTTACAACCATGCCAAACACATGGATGACCGAGCAACGATGATGCAGCAATGGGCTGACATGCTTGACGCCTGGACAGTGAACGAGGGGAGCAACGTAGTACCGATAAAGAGAACCGCAGCCTAA
- a CDS encoding DNA-binding domain-containing protein has protein sequence MKPSLEHFQDAFVEALYGADSSEMQALTQQPGFAVYRNTVLKGATDALLANFPTIERLVGTDWLRSAAAIHARISPPTDARLLHYGAEFPHFLDGFEHAREMPYLGDVALLDLLWTHVHCAKDEPVLEMSTLAQLSPTDLANSRLTPRAACRWVWLPDCPAYTIWRVNREQLEMPDELTWQGEGALLTRKVGGVHWQAASAAECAFLDACAADLPLDKAADRASAVEPDLNLENLIIRLVSADAFVAANSGRPF, from the coding sequence ATGAAGCCATCCCTCGAACACTTTCAAGATGCGTTCGTAGAAGCACTCTACGGTGCCGATTCATCCGAGATGCAAGCGCTTACCCAACAGCCCGGTTTTGCGGTTTATCGCAATACAGTGCTCAAAGGTGCAACCGACGCGTTGCTCGCCAACTTCCCGACCATAGAACGACTCGTGGGCACCGACTGGCTCCGGAGCGCCGCCGCAATCCATGCCCGAATTTCGCCGCCAACGGACGCCCGGTTGTTGCACTACGGGGCCGAATTTCCGCATTTTCTCGACGGCTTTGAGCACGCACGAGAAATGCCCTATCTGGGCGACGTCGCCCTTCTAGATCTGCTGTGGACACACGTGCATTGCGCCAAAGATGAACCCGTCTTGGAAATGAGTACCTTGGCCCAACTGTCGCCGACAGACTTGGCCAACAGCCGACTTACACCCCGTGCGGCTTGCCGCTGGGTTTGGTTACCTGACTGTCCGGCGTACACGATCTGGCGTGTCAATCGTGAACAGCTGGAGATGCCTGACGAACTCACCTGGCAGGGCGAAGGTGCGCTTCTGACGCGCAAGGTTGGCGGCGTTCATTGGCAGGCTGCCAGTGCTGCCGAATGTGCCTTTCTCGATGCGTGCGCGGCAGACCTGCCCCTCGATAAAGCTGCCGATCGAGCCAGTGCAGTCGAGCCTGACTTGAACCTGGAAAACCTGATCATCCGCTTGGTGAGCGCTGACGCATTCGTCGCGGCGAATTCAGGTCGACCTTTCTAA
- a CDS encoding DUF167 family protein, translating to MSIYNKAFLSELRRIHVKTAKAITKKKSGRGFEMSSFCGWDGEILVLNILGTPSAKKDAIGKSKGSQLKISVTAAPVAGKATDHMVKFLAREFDVSVSDITVVFGRFNLNKQMRIRAPGSLPAVVAKALSEAENT from the coding sequence ATGTCTATTTATAATAAGGCATTTTTATCCGAACTACGCAGGATCCATGTGAAGACAGCAAAAGCAATTACCAAAAAGAAATCCGGCCGTGGGTTTGAGATGTCCTCGTTTTGTGGGTGGGATGGAGAGATTTTAGTCCTGAACATACTTGGAACTCCGAGCGCCAAAAAGGATGCCATCGGCAAGTCGAAAGGAAGTCAACTCAAGATTAGCGTCACCGCCGCACCCGTAGCAGGCAAGGCGACTGACCACATGGTTAAGTTTCTCGCCCGAGAGTTTGACGTCTCGGTTTCTGACATCACGGTTGTGTTCGGTCGTTTTAATTTGAACAAGCAGATGCGTATAAGGGCGCCCGGAAGCTTACCTGCCGTAGTGGCCAAGGCCCTGTCAGAAGCAGAAAACACCTGA
- the nhaA gene encoding Na+/H+ antiporter NhaA produces the protein MSSDPSRVRNTQEPIESPSALAFISRFFAAESAGGLILMASALAALIVANSPWSAVYFSTLHIKIVGLSIEHWVNDGLMAVFFMLVGLEIKREMLAGQLSSWSQRALPGFAALGGMVFPALIYLAVNWGNTQTMGGWAIPAATDIAFALGVLSLLGKRVPLSLKIFLSALAILDDLGAVLIIALFYTSGLSISMLLASLAVIVFLVILNRCGVRRLLPYLVAGALLWFFMLQSGIHATLAGVILALCIPLGDPNSERKSPLLYLEEKVHPWVAFAVVPIFGFANAGVSLAGISPNNLIDPVPLGVTLGLLVGKQLGVFGLAALAIRLGLAKLPENCGWFQLYGIALLCGIGFTMSLFIGALAFSSAPHLVDEVKVGVLMGSILSAILGVIVLLRAGRSKTVA, from the coding sequence ATGAGTTCTGATCCTTCGCGTGTTCGTAACACCCAAGAGCCTATTGAATCACCCTCCGCCCTGGCGTTTATCTCTCGTTTTTTCGCCGCTGAGTCAGCAGGTGGCTTGATCCTGATGGCCTCTGCTCTGGCGGCGCTGATCGTGGCGAACTCGCCTTGGTCTGCCGTTTACTTTTCGACTCTGCATATCAAAATCGTGGGGCTGTCGATTGAGCACTGGGTGAATGATGGCCTAATGGCCGTCTTCTTCATGTTAGTGGGTCTTGAGATCAAGCGTGAAATGCTGGCCGGCCAGCTGTCAAGTTGGAGCCAGCGCGCGCTTCCCGGTTTCGCCGCACTGGGCGGCATGGTGTTTCCTGCGTTGATCTACCTCGCCGTCAACTGGGGCAACACCCAAACCATGGGCGGCTGGGCCATTCCTGCAGCTACCGACATCGCGTTTGCCTTAGGCGTACTGTCGCTGCTCGGCAAGCGCGTTCCCCTTTCCTTGAAAATCTTTCTGTCGGCGTTAGCGATTCTTGATGACCTCGGCGCCGTACTGATCATTGCCCTGTTCTATACCAGTGGCCTGTCCATCAGCATGCTGCTGGCATCACTCGCTGTTATCGTTTTCCTGGTAATACTCAACCGCTGCGGCGTGAGAAGACTTCTTCCCTATTTGGTAGCTGGCGCCCTGCTGTGGTTTTTCATGCTTCAATCTGGCATCCATGCAACCCTGGCGGGGGTTATTCTTGCCCTTTGCATTCCGCTGGGCGATCCAAATAGCGAGCGCAAGTCGCCCCTTCTTTACCTCGAAGAAAAAGTGCATCCATGGGTCGCGTTCGCCGTGGTGCCCATCTTCGGCTTTGCCAATGCCGGCGTATCCCTTGCTGGTATTTCGCCCAATAATCTAATCGACCCAGTACCGCTGGGGGTCACTTTAGGGCTATTGGTAGGCAAGCAGCTTGGGGTATTCGGGCTGGCAGCACTGGCCATTCGATTAGGTTTGGCAAAGCTTCCCGAAAACTGTGGCTGGTTTCAGTTGTATGGGATCGCCCTTTTGTGCGGTATCGGATTCACGATGAGCCTTTTCATCGGGGCGCTGGCATTCTCAAGTGCTCCGCATCTGGTAGATGAGGTGAAGGTAGGCGTGCTTATGGGCTCGATTCTGTCCGCCATTTTGGGGGTTATCGTTCTTTTGCGGGCCGGACGCTCAAAGACCGTCGCTTGA
- a CDS encoding DoxX family protein encodes MDVIHTHPSAVDRSLRGLWNRVAGRLESLIGDSLLALIARLSIAAIFFMSGRTKVSGFLTITPSTYELFRTEYALPLISPELAAHLSAYSEHLFPVLLVLGLFSRLSALALLGMTFVIEVFVYPDAWPTHLSWAGLLLLIVARGAGSLSLDRRLGIR; translated from the coding sequence ATGGACGTTATCCACACCCACCCATCTGCTGTCGATAGATCCCTGCGTGGACTCTGGAACCGCGTCGCAGGCCGACTGGAGTCGCTGATTGGCGATTCGCTGTTGGCGTTGATAGCTCGTCTGTCGATTGCCGCTATTTTCTTTATGTCAGGACGAACCAAAGTCAGTGGCTTTCTGACGATCACACCAAGTACCTACGAACTGTTCCGCACGGAATACGCCCTGCCGTTGATCTCTCCAGAACTGGCTGCGCACCTTTCAGCCTACAGCGAGCACTTGTTTCCGGTGCTTCTGGTGCTGGGGTTGTTTTCCCGACTGTCAGCGTTGGCGTTGCTGGGCATGACATTTGTCATTGAGGTGTTTGTGTACCCTGACGCCTGGCCGACGCATCTTTCCTGGGCGGGTCTGCTGCTGCTCATCGTCGCGCGTGGCGCAGGATCACTTTCGCTGGATCGACGACTGGGCATCCGATGA
- a CDS encoding AAA family ATPase, with product MTTAPVERRRQLTKECRENFHPANIPAELKTHRRWVVWGWGKPKGNGKLHKPPYYPTTGKPRASADDPSDADNLGTFDEAIAAFNSNKDYAGIGIAISSSLGLVALDFDNVVESGDIAGDVSQLVDLTYAEFSPSQKGIRAFYKGEAEHLQGKPLEIFTKKGYVTVTGHVLKNTFGDDDFDGRLPTLESELRHRLERMAGSRGDAKATDDDDFLANTDNNSPETPEEIDRLKSALKAIPADCAYEEWVKILFAIKTTGWDCARDIAEEWSKTEPDQFNEDDFKSAWRSGKDTPGGVTVAYVFGRAQENGWENPRKRHTDIDALVAAMTPQLIGEYGSKPPYRWLIKRLLPRLGISMIYGDSTAGKTFLAIDMAMAIARGVPMWCGSKVAQGKVVFIAAEDASGVALRYHAYLKNAGIRESELDGQFTIICQAPNLLDDNYVLALIKGIGHADLIIMDTLASVMAGGNENTGESMGKVIDSAKRISMETGSVVLLVHHSGKNQAAGARGWSGMRAGVDAEFCITQDKDGKTRVIEATKIKNGVQGKKFAFMLQQVDLGRDEDGEPESSCVVQFLDSIPAAVREARVPKGRYEIPMHKIINEHQPLTHDNFIQLGVNALEMVDGKRDRRRDNVCKAIQDLDNKNFIEKGTDGLYRLPKTYYPKQAIHDGDEPFDEPTVNEGDEL from the coding sequence ATGACTACCGCGCCAGTCGAGAGACGCCGACAGCTAACTAAGGAATGCCGTGAAAACTTTCATCCTGCCAACATTCCTGCTGAGTTAAAGACTCATCGGCGTTGGGTTGTATGGGGGTGGGGAAAGCCGAAAGGGAACGGGAAACTTCATAAGCCGCCCTACTACCCAACGACGGGAAAGCCGCGAGCCTCGGCGGATGACCCAAGTGACGCCGACAACCTTGGAACGTTTGACGAAGCGATTGCAGCATTCAACTCCAACAAGGACTACGCCGGTATCGGGATTGCGATTAGCTCGAGTCTTGGACTCGTTGCGCTCGACTTTGATAACGTCGTTGAATCAGGAGACATTGCTGGCGATGTGTCGCAACTTGTTGACCTGACATATGCTGAGTTTTCCCCAAGCCAAAAGGGTATCCGGGCATTTTACAAAGGCGAGGCCGAACACTTACAGGGGAAACCCCTCGAGATATTCACCAAGAAGGGATATGTAACCGTCACTGGGCATGTGCTCAAAAACACTTTCGGCGATGATGATTTTGACGGCAGGTTGCCCACACTTGAATCCGAGTTACGCCACCGACTTGAACGTATGGCCGGTTCGAGGGGGGATGCAAAGGCTACCGACGATGACGATTTTTTAGCAAATACCGACAACAATTCCCCCGAGACTCCCGAGGAAATCGACAGGCTGAAATCAGCACTAAAAGCAATTCCGGCCGACTGTGCCTACGAGGAATGGGTGAAAATCCTTTTCGCCATCAAGACGACCGGATGGGATTGCGCCAGGGATATTGCTGAGGAATGGTCAAAGACCGAGCCCGATCAATTCAATGAGGACGACTTTAAAAGCGCTTGGCGAAGCGGAAAGGACACGCCAGGAGGTGTGACCGTTGCGTATGTATTTGGGCGTGCCCAAGAGAACGGATGGGAAAACCCCCGCAAGCGCCATACCGATATTGACGCACTTGTAGCCGCGATGACCCCGCAGCTTATTGGGGAGTACGGATCGAAGCCGCCCTATCGATGGCTAATCAAACGCCTACTGCCAAGACTTGGTATATCGATGATCTACGGTGACAGCACTGCGGGGAAAACCTTCCTTGCCATTGACATGGCTATGGCTATTGCTCGAGGGGTTCCTATGTGGTGCGGAAGCAAAGTCGCACAGGGTAAGGTCGTATTCATAGCCGCCGAAGATGCCTCCGGGGTTGCACTGCGCTATCACGCCTACCTGAAAAATGCAGGAATTCGGGAAAGCGAGCTAGACGGACAGTTCACTATTATTTGCCAGGCGCCAAACTTGCTTGATGACAACTACGTGCTGGCGCTTATCAAGGGCATTGGACATGCGGACCTAATTATCATGGATACCCTCGCATCCGTGATGGCAGGGGGCAACGAGAACACCGGCGAAAGCATGGGCAAAGTTATCGATAGCGCTAAACGTATATCCATGGAAACGGGCAGCGTTGTTCTACTGGTTCACCATTCGGGCAAGAACCAGGCGGCAGGCGCACGGGGCTGGTCAGGTATGAGGGCTGGCGTCGATGCCGAGTTCTGCATCACCCAAGATAAGGATGGCAAAACAAGGGTAATCGAGGCCACGAAAATCAAAAACGGTGTTCAGGGGAAAAAGTTCGCGTTCATGTTGCAGCAAGTCGACCTTGGACGGGATGAGGACGGCGAACCCGAATCTAGCTGTGTTGTCCAGTTCCTTGATTCAATTCCAGCAGCAGTGCGTGAGGCAAGAGTGCCAAAGGGACGGTATGAAATTCCGATGCACAAGATCATCAACGAACATCAGCCGCTGACACATGATAATTTCATACAGTTGGGGGTTAATGCTTTGGAGATGGTGGACGGCAAGAGGGATCGGCGCCGCGATAATGTGTGCAAAGCAATACAGGACCTTGATAACAAAAACTTTATCGAAAAGGGTACTGACGGTTTGTACAGATTGCCCAAAACGTACTACCCAAAGCAGGCTATCCATGACGGGGATGAGCCGTTTGATGAGCCGACTGTGAACGAGGGGGATGAGCTTTAA
- a CDS encoding DUF2282 domain-containing protein, which translates to MNTLKLAALAVAFSSFAAGAMAAETPAAAGAMEKCYGVSMAGHNDCKAGAGTTCAGTAKMDYQANSWKNVPAGTCTSIKTPKGMGTLTPM; encoded by the coding sequence ATGAACACCCTGAAACTTGCCGCCCTCGCCGTTGCTTTCTCTTCCTTCGCAGCCGGTGCTATGGCCGCAGAGACCCCTGCTGCTGCTGGCGCCATGGAAAAATGCTACGGCGTCTCGATGGCCGGTCATAACGATTGCAAAGCCGGTGCAGGCACTACCTGTGCAGGCACCGCCAAAATGGATTACCAGGCCAACTCTTGGAAAAACGTTCCAGCGGGTACGTGCACGTCCATCAAGACCCCAAAAGGCATGGGCACTCTGACACCTATGTAA